From the Dunckerocampus dactyliophorus isolate RoL2022-P2 chromosome 12, RoL_Ddac_1.1, whole genome shotgun sequence genome, one window contains:
- the LOC129191460 gene encoding olfactory receptor 6N1-like — protein sequence MLNQSRVDVLVLTAFHELHVLRFFYVCVTCAAYVLIVVFNASLVLVICMRSALHQPVYIFLANLMCNTLIGCTAFYPKLLHDLLSDVQLISPAGCLVQAFFVHVYVSVECTILTVMAYDRYAAIVHPLSYHDLLRPSAVYKLLAVSWTLPIVANVCVLSASGTLPLCGNRVGRTFCSNRSITHLSCVDISLISLIELLLAAAVVFLPLVMIFCFYVRILIISFQLSKNSRTNKALSTCIPHLVTYVSFVTSIVFEVVQPALAAKNLPHVFRVIMSMEGFLVPPLLNPLIYGLKLPLIRQHVRQLFHPRQGPRPRCLIRMLGI from the coding sequence ATGTTGAATCAGTCTCGGGTGGACGTCTTGGTCTTGACGGCTTTTCACGAGCTGCATGTGCTTAGGTTCTTCTACGTGTGCGTGACATGCGCGGCTTACGTGCTGATCGTGGTGTTCAATGCGTCGTTGGTGCTGGTGATCTGCATGCGCAGTGCTCTGCACCAGCCCGTGTACATCTTCTTAGCCAACCTGATGTGTAACACTCTGATCGGCTGCACCGCCTTCTACCCCAAACTGCTGCACGACCTTCTAAGCGACGTGCAGCTCATCTCACCAGCCGGCTGCCTGGTGCAGGCCTTCTTCGTGCACGTCTATGTTTCTGTGGAGTGTACCATCCTGACGGTCATGGCGTACGACAGGTACGCTGCTATCGTGCACCCTCTGAGCTATCACGACCTCCTCCGCCCCTCTGCCGTGTACAAGCTGCTCGCTGTCTCCTGGACTTTACCCATTGTGGCGAATGTCTGTGTGTTGTCAGCCAGCGGGACTCTGCCGCTTTGCGGGAACCGAGTGGGGCGTACCTTTTGCAGCAACAGGTCCATTACACACCTATCCTGTGTGGACATCTCGTTGATCAGCCTGATTGAGCTGCTGCTGGCCGCCGCCGTCGTCTTCCTGCCTCTGGTGATGATCTTCTGCTTCTACGTGAGAATCCTCATCATCAGCTTCCAGCTGTCCAAGAACAGCAGAACCAACAAAGCTCTGTCCACATGCATCCCTCACCTGGTCACATACGTCAGCTTCGTCACCAGCATCGTCTTCGAGGTGGTGCAGCCGGCACTGGCAGCCAAGAACCTGCCTCACGTCTTCAGGGTCATCATGTCCATGGAGGGCTTCCTGGTGCCGCCGCTGCTCAACCCGCTCATCTACGGCCTCAAACTGCCCCTCATCAGGCAGCACGTCCGGCAGCTCTTTCACCCACGCCAAGGCCCCCGCCCCCGCTGTCTGATCAGAATGCTGGGCATCTGA
- the LOC129191461 gene encoding olfactory receptor 6N1-like, whose translation MLNQSQVEVLVLTAFHELHVLRFPYVGVTCAGYVLILVFNASLVLVICMHGVLHQPMYIFLANLMCNTLIGCTAFYPKLLHDLLSDVQLISPAGCLVQAFFVHVYVSVECNILTVMAYDRYAAVVHPLNYHNLLCPSAVSKLLAVSWILPLLGYTGLLSASGTLPLCGSHVGRIFCDNRSITHLSCVDISLISLIELLLAAAVVFLPLVMIFCFYVRILIISFQLSKSGKANKALSTCIPHLVTYVSFVTSIVFEVVKPALATKNLPHAFRVIMSMEGFLVPPLLNPLIYGFKLTLIRQHVRQVFHTQPRAKATAPLV comes from the coding sequence ATGTTGAATCAGTCTCAGGTGGAAGTCTTGGTCTTGACAGCTTTTCATGAGCTGCATGTGCTCAGGTTCCCCTATGTGGGCGTGACGTGCGCAGGTTACGTGCTGATTCTGGTGTTCAATGCGTCGTTGGTGCTGGTGATCTGCATGCATGGCGTCCTGCATCAGCCCATGTACATCTTCTTAGCCAACCTAATGTGTAACACTCTGATCGGCTGCACCGCCTTCTACCCCAAACTGCTGCACGACCTTCTAAGCGACGTGCAGCTCATCTCACCAGCCGGCTGCCTCGTGCAGGCCTTCTTCGTGCACGTCTATGTTTCTGTGGAGTGTAACATCCTGACAGTCATGGCGTACGATAGGTACGCCGCCGTTGTGCACCCTCTGAACTATCACAACCTCCTCTGCCCCTCTGCTGTGTCCAAGCTGCTCGCTGTCTCCTGGATTTTGCCTCTTCTGGGGTACACCGGCCTGCTGTCCGCCAGCGGGACTCTGCCACTGTGCGGGTCCCACGTGGGCCGCATCTTTTGCGACAACAGGTCCATTACACACCTATCCTGTGTGGACATCTCGCTGATCAGTTTGATTGAGCTGCTGCTGGCCGCCGCCGTCGTCTTCCTGCCTCTGGTGATGATCTTCTGCTTCTACGTGAGAATCCTCATCATTAGCTTCCAGTTGTCCAAAAGCGGCAAAGCCAACAAAGCCCTGTCCACATGCATCCCTCACCTGGTCACATACGTCAGCTTCGTCACCAGCATCGTCTTCGAGGTGGTGAAACCGGCACTAGCGACCAAGAACCTGCCTCATGCCTTCAGGGTTATCATGTCCATGGAGGGCTTCCTGGTGCCGCCGCTACTCAACCCGCTTATCTACGGCTTCAAACTGACGCTTATCAGGCAGCATGTCCGGCAGGTCTTTCACACTCAGCCACGCGCGAAGGCCACCGCCCCCCTTGTCTGA
- the LOC129191462 gene encoding olfactory receptor 11A1-like encodes MLNQSRVDVLVLTAFHELHVLRFFYVCVTCAAYVLIVVFNASLVLVICMRSALHQPVCIFLANLMCNTLIGCTAFYPKLLHDLLSDVQLISPAGCLVQAFFVHVYVSVECTILTVMAYDRYAAVVHPLTYHSLLCPSAVSKLLVVSWTLPLVVYAGLLSASGTLPLCGSHVGRTFCDNRSITHLSCVDIWLMRHFELLLVVAFVFLPLVMIFCFYVRILIISFQLSKSGRANKALSTCIPHLVTYVSFVTSVVFEVVQPALAAKNLPHSFTVIMSMEGFLVPPLLNPLIYGLKLPLIRQHVRQVFHIQPRAKATTPVI; translated from the coding sequence ATGTTGAATCAGTCTCGGGTGGACGTCTTGGTCTTGACGGCTTTTCACGAGCTGCATGTGCTTAGGTTCTTCTACGTGTGCGTGACATGCGCGGCTTACGTGCTGATCGTGGTGTTCAATGCGTCGTTGGTGCTGGTGATCTGCATGCGCAGTGCTCTGCACCAGCCCGTGTGCATCTTCTTAGCCAACCTGATGTGTAACACTCTGATCGGCTGCACCGCCTTCTACCCCAAACTGCTGCACGACCTTCTAAGCGACGTGCAGCTCATCTCACCAGCCGGCTGCCTGGTGCAGGCCTTCTTCGTGCACGTCTATGTTTCTGTGGAGTGTACCATCCTGACAGTCATGGCGTATGACAGATACGCCGCCGTCGTGCACCCTCTCACCTATCACAGCCTTCTCTGCCCCTCGGCCGTGTCCAAGCTGCTTGTTGTCTCATGGACGTTGCCTCTTGTGGTGTACGCCGGCCTGCTGTCTGCCAGCGGGACTCTGCCGCTGTGCGGGTCCCACGTGGGACGCACCTTTTGCGACAACAGGTCCATTACACACCTATCCTGTGTGGACATCTGGCTGATGAGACATTTTGAGCTGCTGCTGGTCGTCGCCTTTGTTTTCCTGCCTCTGGTGATGATCTTCTGCTTCTACGTGAGAATCCTCATCATCAGCTTCCAGCTGTCCAAGAGCGGCAGAGCCAACAAAGCCCTGTCCACATGCATCCCTCACCTGGTCACATACGTCAGCTTTGTCACCAGCGTCGTCTTCGAGGTGGTGCAGCCAGCACTAGCGGCCAAGAACCTGCCTCATTCCTTCACGGTCATCATGTCCATGGAGGGCTTCCTGGTGCCACCGCTGCTCAACCCGCTCATCTACGGCCTCAAACTGCCACTCATCAGGCAGCACGTCCGGCAGGTCTTTCACATTCAGCCACGCGCGAAGGCCACCACCCCTGTCATCTGA
- the LOC129191463 gene encoding olfactory receptor 52K2-like — protein sequence MLPPREKNSSHNAFIFRGFPELHEHRWLVAPPLAAAYVSALLSNALLVYVICSVERLHSPMYLLICMLCAVDLAAVSAIVPSTLLGLMLDWNSISLAGCLAQMFVTHFLSSVESTLLLAMSLDRYVAICQPLRYNELANSSVFIKLLLFTLVRSGTVMATLVGLAGSLRFCASNVILHCYCDHMALVSLACGDTQHSRAAGLAVIVCFVGVDIPLIFFSYMKILSAVLRAAGEDRWKAFHTCATHLIVMMCFYLVGSVTFLSHNLNINIPTDANTAMGLLYILFPAAANPVIYGVRTAEIRNGFYRLFHLREAKVLPANVKTTKLNDD from the coding sequence ATGTTGCCGCCGAGGGAGAAGAACTCGTCGCACAATGCCTTCATTTTCCGGGGCTTCCCCGAGCTGCACGAGCATCGCTGGCTGGTGGCGCCGCCACTGGCCGCCGCCTATGTGTCGGCGCTGCTGAGCAATGCGCTGCTGGTGTACGTCATCTGCAGCGTGGAGCGCCTGCACAGCCCCATGTACCTGCTGATCTGCATGCTGTGCGCAGTGGACCTGGCAGCGGTCAGCGCCATTGTTCCCAGCACCCTGCTGGGCCTGATGCTGGACTGGAACAGCATCTCACTGGCCGGCTGCTTGGCGCAGATGTTCGTCACCCACTTCCTGTCGTCAGTGGAGTCCACCTTGCTGCTGGCCATGTCGCTGGACCGCTACGTGGCCATCTGCCAGCCGCTGCGCTACAACGAGCTGGCCAACTCCTCGGTGTTCATCAAGCTGCTGCTCTTCACGTTGGTGCGCAGCGGCACCGTCATGGCGACACTGGTGGGCCTGGCGGGCTCGCTGCGCTTCTGCGCTTCCAACGTCATCCTGCATTGCTACTGTGACCACATGGCCCTGGTCAGCCTGGCCTGCGGCGACACGCAGCACAGCCGGGCGGCGGGCCTGGCCGTTATCGTGTGCTTCGTGGGCGTGGACATCCCGCTCATCTTCTTCTCCTACATGAAGATCCTGAGCGCCGTGCTGCGGGCGGCCGGTGAGGACCGCTGGAAGGCCTTCCACACATGCGCCACTCACCTGATTGTCATGATGTGCTTCTACCTGGTGGGCAGCGTCACTTTCCTGTCGCACAACCTCAACATCAACATCCCCACCGACGCCAACACCGCCATGGGCCTCCTCTACATCCTCTTCCCCGCTGCTGCCAACCCCGTCATCTACGGCGTCCGCACCGCCGAAATCAGAAACGGCTTCTACCGCCTCTTTCACCTCCGAGAAGCCAAGGTCTTGCCCGCCAACGTGAAGACCACCAAACTAAACGACGACTGA
- the si:cabz01090165.1 gene encoding leucine-rich repeat and fibronectin type III domain-containing protein 1-like protein isoform X1 has protein sequence MEASSPLLPLVFVVASWLLPLCSASMLCPKRCTCQNLLPSYTVLCAKTGLLFVPPNIDRQTAELRLMDNFITTLRHRDFANMSSLIHLTLSRNTISQIRPFTFADLQDLHALHLDSNRLTTLDDAHFQGLVNLRHLILANNQLHSISHGAFQDFLETLEDLDLSYNNLVEVPWETISLLVSVNTLSLDHNLIESVPEGIFSNLHKLARLDMTSNKLKKIPPDPLFLRIPVYAKMKGSPLSALVLSFGGNPLHCNCELVWLRRLTREDDLETCASPKDLAGKYFWTIREEEFVCEPPMITRHTSKMFVMEGQEVSLRCKSIGDPEPSTHWVSPDGKLMGNTSRTVCYENGSLDILKASVKDSGKFTCIASNAAGEATAPVELVVNPSPHFDSKLEADPGPSDVPTSIKSNISGGQARSDHQRVTVSDLTSSTALIRWPPQNHIPGVRTYQIQYNSSTDDILIYRMIPANHKYFLLSDLASSRDYELCVLAVYDDGVTALTGTKLVGCVAFATEPEYGRCHSIRDQFLGGTMIIIIGGIIVASVLVFIFILLMKYKLHSNHYKHKNAARHANVCSQTNGGGGGGGASVLAVHPASSTAGQGDKEGRGVCVATFFLQRLLTCLPSPCHLAGAKKCSQSMTAADGPAASRRGTTVVDLDPAHDDDAVSQ, from the exons ATGGAGGCGTCGTCGCCGCTCCTCCCCCTGGTCTTTGTGGTGGCATCCTGGCTCCTCCCCCTGTGCTCGGCGTCCATGTTGTGTCCCAAACGCTGCACGTGTCAGAACCTGCTGCCCTCCTACACGGTGCTGTGCGCCAAGACGGGCCTGCTCTTCGTCCCGCCAAACATCGACCGCCAGACGGCCGAGCTGCGTCTCATGGACAATTTCATCACCACGCTGAGACACCGCGACTTTGCCAACATGTCCAGCCTG ATTCATCTGACGCTGAGCAGGAACACCATCAGTCAGATCCGACCTTTCACCTTCGCCGACCTCCAGGACCTCCACGCCCTCCACCTCGACTCCAACCGCCTGACCACGCTGGACGACGCTCACTTCCAGGGCCTGGTCAACCTGAGGCACCTGATCCTGGCCAACAACCAACTCCACAGTATCTCCCATGGAGCATTCCAG GACTTCCTGGAGACCCTGGAGGACTTGGACCTGAGCTACAACAACCTTGTGGAGGTTCCGTGGGAGACCATCTCCCTGCTGGTCAGCGTCAACACGCTCAGTCTGGACCACAACTTGATCGAGAGCGTTCCCGAGGGAATCTTCTCCAACTTGCACAAGCTGGCCAG ACTGGACATGACGTCCAACAAGCTGAAGAAGATTCCACCTGACCCGCTCTTCCTGCGCATTCCCGTCTACGCCAAGATGAAGGGCTCGCCGCTCAGCGCACTGGTGCTGAGCTTTGGCGGGAACCCGCTGCACTGCAACTGCGAACTGGTGTGGCTGCGCCGACTGACCCGAGAGGACGACTTGGAGACATGCGCCTCGCCCAAAGACCTGGCCGGGAAATACTTCTGGACCATCCGTGAG GAGGAGTTTGTGTGCGAACCGCCGATGATCACTCGCCACACGTCTAAGATGTTCGTGATGGAAGGCCAGGAGGTCAGTCTGCGCTGTAAGTCCATCGGCGACCCGGAACCTTCCACACACTGGGTCAGCCCCGACGGGAAGCTGATGGGCAACACTTCCAGAACCGTCTGCTACGAGAACGGCTCTCTGGACATCCTCAAGGCCTCCGTCAAG GATTCCGGAAAGTTCACCTGCATTGCGTCCAACGCCGCCGGCGAGGCCACGGCGCCGGTGGAGTTAGTGGTCAACCCGTCGCCGCACTTCGACTCCAAACTGGAGGCCGACCCCGGGCCCTCGGACGTGCCCACGTCCATCAAGTCCAACATCAGCGGCGGACAGGCGCGCTCCGACCATCAGCGGGTCACCGTCTCTGACCTCACATCCAGCACTGCCCTCATCAGGTGGCCCCCACAGAACCACATTCCAGGTGTGCGCACGTACCAGATCCAGTACAACAGCTCGACCGACGACATCCTGATCTACAG GATGatcccagccaatcacaagtaCTTCCTGCTGAGCGACCTGGCGTCCTCTCGCGACTACGAGCTATGCGTTCTGGCTGTCTACGACGACGGAGTCACAGCGTTGACGGGAACCAAGCTGGTAGGCTGTGTCGCCTTCGCCACCGAGCCCGAGTACGGCCGCTGTCACTCCATTCGGGACCAG TTCCTGGGGGGCACCATGATCATCATCATCGGGGGCATCATCGTGGCATCCGTCCTCgtcttcatcttcatcctcctGATGAAGTACAAGCTACACAGTAACCACTACAAGCACAAGAACGCCGCTCGCCACGCCAACGTGTGCTCCCAGAccaatggaggaggaggaggaggcggagccagCGTCCTGGCTGTCCATCCCGCCTCCTCCACTGCGGGCCAAGGTGACAAAGAGGGGCGGGGCGTCTGCGTCGCCACGTTTTTCCTTCAACGTCTCCTAACGTGCCTGCCATCACCTTGTCATCTCGCAGGTGCTAAAAAATGCAGCCAATCGATGACGGCGGCGGATGGGCCGGCTGCTTCCCGCCGAGGAACGACTGTTGTGGATTTAGATCCCGCCCACGATGACGACGCTGTGTCGCAATAA
- the si:cabz01090165.1 gene encoding leucine-rich repeat and fibronectin type III domain-containing protein 1-like protein isoform X2: MEASSPLLPLVFVVASWLLPLCSASMLCPKRCTCQNLLPSYTVLCAKTGLLFVPPNIDRQTAELRLMDNFITTLRHRDFANMSSLIHLTLSRNTISQIRPFTFADLQDLHALHLDSNRLTTLDDAHFQGLVNLRHLILANNQLHSISHGAFQDFLETLEDLDLSYNNLVEVPWETISLLVSVNTLSLDHNLIESVPEGIFSNLHKLARLDMTSNKLKKIPPDPLFLRIPVYAKMKGSPLSALVLSFGGNPLHCNCELVWLRRLTREDDLETCASPKDLAGKYFWTIREEEFVCEPPMITRHTSKMFVMEGQEVSLRCKSIGDPEPSTHWVSPDGKLMGNTSRTVCYENGSLDILKASVKDSGKFTCIASNAAGEATAPVELVVNPSPHFDSKLEADPGPSDVPTSIKSNISGGQARSDHQRVTVSDLTSSTALIRWPPQNHIPGVRTYQIQYNSSTDDILIYRMIPANHKYFLLSDLASSRDYELCVLAVYDDGVTALTGTKLVGCVAFATEPEYGRCHSIRDQFLGGTMIIIIGGIIVASVLVFIFILLMKYKLHSNHYKHKNAARHANVCSQTNGGGGGGGASVLAVHPASSTAGQGAKKCSQSMTAADGPAASRRGTTVVDLDPAHDDDAVSQ, encoded by the exons ATGGAGGCGTCGTCGCCGCTCCTCCCCCTGGTCTTTGTGGTGGCATCCTGGCTCCTCCCCCTGTGCTCGGCGTCCATGTTGTGTCCCAAACGCTGCACGTGTCAGAACCTGCTGCCCTCCTACACGGTGCTGTGCGCCAAGACGGGCCTGCTCTTCGTCCCGCCAAACATCGACCGCCAGACGGCCGAGCTGCGTCTCATGGACAATTTCATCACCACGCTGAGACACCGCGACTTTGCCAACATGTCCAGCCTG ATTCATCTGACGCTGAGCAGGAACACCATCAGTCAGATCCGACCTTTCACCTTCGCCGACCTCCAGGACCTCCACGCCCTCCACCTCGACTCCAACCGCCTGACCACGCTGGACGACGCTCACTTCCAGGGCCTGGTCAACCTGAGGCACCTGATCCTGGCCAACAACCAACTCCACAGTATCTCCCATGGAGCATTCCAG GACTTCCTGGAGACCCTGGAGGACTTGGACCTGAGCTACAACAACCTTGTGGAGGTTCCGTGGGAGACCATCTCCCTGCTGGTCAGCGTCAACACGCTCAGTCTGGACCACAACTTGATCGAGAGCGTTCCCGAGGGAATCTTCTCCAACTTGCACAAGCTGGCCAG ACTGGACATGACGTCCAACAAGCTGAAGAAGATTCCACCTGACCCGCTCTTCCTGCGCATTCCCGTCTACGCCAAGATGAAGGGCTCGCCGCTCAGCGCACTGGTGCTGAGCTTTGGCGGGAACCCGCTGCACTGCAACTGCGAACTGGTGTGGCTGCGCCGACTGACCCGAGAGGACGACTTGGAGACATGCGCCTCGCCCAAAGACCTGGCCGGGAAATACTTCTGGACCATCCGTGAG GAGGAGTTTGTGTGCGAACCGCCGATGATCACTCGCCACACGTCTAAGATGTTCGTGATGGAAGGCCAGGAGGTCAGTCTGCGCTGTAAGTCCATCGGCGACCCGGAACCTTCCACACACTGGGTCAGCCCCGACGGGAAGCTGATGGGCAACACTTCCAGAACCGTCTGCTACGAGAACGGCTCTCTGGACATCCTCAAGGCCTCCGTCAAG GATTCCGGAAAGTTCACCTGCATTGCGTCCAACGCCGCCGGCGAGGCCACGGCGCCGGTGGAGTTAGTGGTCAACCCGTCGCCGCACTTCGACTCCAAACTGGAGGCCGACCCCGGGCCCTCGGACGTGCCCACGTCCATCAAGTCCAACATCAGCGGCGGACAGGCGCGCTCCGACCATCAGCGGGTCACCGTCTCTGACCTCACATCCAGCACTGCCCTCATCAGGTGGCCCCCACAGAACCACATTCCAGGTGTGCGCACGTACCAGATCCAGTACAACAGCTCGACCGACGACATCCTGATCTACAG GATGatcccagccaatcacaagtaCTTCCTGCTGAGCGACCTGGCGTCCTCTCGCGACTACGAGCTATGCGTTCTGGCTGTCTACGACGACGGAGTCACAGCGTTGACGGGAACCAAGCTGGTAGGCTGTGTCGCCTTCGCCACCGAGCCCGAGTACGGCCGCTGTCACTCCATTCGGGACCAG TTCCTGGGGGGCACCATGATCATCATCATCGGGGGCATCATCGTGGCATCCGTCCTCgtcttcatcttcatcctcctGATGAAGTACAAGCTACACAGTAACCACTACAAGCACAAGAACGCCGCTCGCCACGCCAACGTGTGCTCCCAGAccaatggaggaggaggaggaggcggagccagCGTCCTGGCTGTCCATCCCGCCTCCTCCACTGCGGGCCAAG GTGCTAAAAAATGCAGCCAATCGATGACGGCGGCGGATGGGCCGGCTGCTTCCCGCCGAGGAACGACTGTTGTGGATTTAGATCCCGCCCACGATGACGACGCTGTGTCGCAATAA